One Methylocaldum marinum DNA window includes the following coding sequences:
- a CDS encoding sulfotransferase family protein has translation MDEFWDKVRKTLKFYRDGWLRRGRGYWWDQAKPAAERPIFIVGCSRAGTTLVYKTFSECRALGSLQRETHDFWAGLHPPSERNWDTHAIFPESATPEERDFITRFFFVHTGKQRFVDKNNQNGLSIPYLKALFPDAYFIYVKRNPGDNIHSLMEGWKRSDEFATWSDSLPAEVAVDGGDYARWCFFLADGWRELTEASLEEVCAFQYRAMNEAILDAKAEIPAERWVEIVYEDLLEDPVAGFASAFKRAELPFDAHMEKHCAGVLAKPYNAFSEIRAEKWRDKGNRDRIEAVLPRVAEVTARMGYRV, from the coding sequence ATGGATGAATTCTGGGATAAGGTCAGAAAAACGCTAAAGTTTTATCGTGACGGCTGGCTACGAAGAGGGCGCGGTTATTGGTGGGATCAGGCTAAACCCGCCGCCGAGCGGCCGATATTCATCGTCGGGTGCAGCCGCGCGGGAACTACGCTCGTCTATAAAACCTTTTCGGAGTGCCGAGCTTTGGGAAGCCTTCAGCGGGAAACCCACGATTTTTGGGCCGGACTGCATCCTCCTTCGGAAAGGAACTGGGACACCCATGCGATCTTTCCCGAGAGTGCGACGCCGGAAGAGCGGGATTTCATAACGCGCTTTTTTTTCGTCCATACGGGGAAACAGCGATTCGTCGACAAGAACAATCAAAACGGCCTTTCCATTCCATACCTGAAAGCGCTTTTTCCGGATGCTTATTTCATCTATGTGAAACGCAACCCCGGCGATAATATCCATTCCTTGATGGAGGGCTGGAAGCGATCCGATGAATTCGCGACATGGTCGGACTCGTTGCCGGCAGAGGTTGCCGTCGACGGTGGGGATTACGCGAGATGGTGCTTTTTTTTGGCCGACGGTTGGCGCGAACTCACGGAAGCGAGCCTGGAAGAGGTCTGCGCGTTCCAATATCGGGCGATGAACGAAGCGATACTGGACGCTAAGGCGGAAATTCCCGCCGAGCGATGGGTCGAGATCGTCTACGAAGATTTGCTTGAAGACCCGGTTGCGGGCTTCGCGTCTGCCTTCAAGCGTGCCGAGTTGCCGTTCGATGCCCACATGGAAAAGCATTGCGCCGGCGTATTGGCGAAACCGTACAACGCCTTTTCGGAAATCCGTGCCGAGAAATGGCGAGACAAGGGTAATCGCGATCGCATCGAGGCCGTCCTCCCGCGCGTGGCGGAAGTTACCGCCCGAATGGGCTATCGCGTGTGA
- a CDS encoding glycosyl hydrolase codes for MLWLIVGGGAFLAVYRSTLIALWREPVLRHPVLIIESDDWGPAPAVHAQRLRRLIDMLGAKKDRRNRHPVMTLGVILAIPDGPRIQEGDFRGYCRLLLSEPQAAEVLASMNEGVNKGVFALQLHGMEHYWPKALMASVSNPAVRDWLSGKAWHRTEALPSPLQSRWIDGSVQPSCALPEDDIASAAGEEVDKFGEIFGSLPRVVVPPTFVWTRAVEDAWVKSGVKIIVTPGTCYTGRETDGKLIGTGQRLLNGQRSPSGAIYMVRDVYFEPAKGHAAEDALQSLERKMLLGRPALVETHRFNFTDDEFAERSFSELGKLLDSVVQRFPSIMFMSTEELAIGFEDCGADWLEDRLLNRLTVYLRRLREVPKLTKLAWLSGVALPVMLLMLGCKGLFLLKQKQKIQPEFAPWT; via the coding sequence TTGCTCTGGTTGATTGTCGGGGGCGGTGCGTTTCTTGCCGTCTACCGATCGACCCTGATCGCCTTATGGCGGGAGCCGGTGCTCCGCCATCCAGTGTTGATCATCGAGAGCGACGACTGGGGTCCGGCACCGGCCGTTCATGCCCAACGTCTGCGTCGCTTGATCGATATGCTCGGTGCGAAAAAAGACCGGAGGAATCGCCATCCGGTCATGACGCTGGGCGTCATTCTCGCAATCCCGGATGGTCCTCGCATTCAAGAGGGCGATTTCCGCGGCTATTGCCGTCTCCTCTTGTCGGAGCCACAGGCTGCGGAAGTCCTGGCGTCCATGAACGAAGGCGTCAACAAAGGCGTGTTTGCCTTGCAGTTGCACGGCATGGAACATTATTGGCCGAAAGCGTTGATGGCCTCGGTTTCCAACCCTGCGGTGCGCGACTGGCTTTCGGGTAAAGCCTGGCATCGGACGGAAGCCCTGCCATCACCTCTGCAGAGCCGTTGGATCGACGGAAGCGTTCAGCCCTCTTGTGCTTTGCCGGAAGACGATATCGCTTCGGCCGCCGGGGAAGAGGTGGACAAGTTTGGCGAAATCTTCGGTTCCCTGCCTCGGGTTGTCGTTCCGCCCACTTTTGTGTGGACCCGAGCCGTCGAGGATGCCTGGGTGAAGTCGGGCGTCAAAATCATCGTGACGCCGGGCACCTGCTACACCGGGCGCGAAACCGACGGCAAGCTTATCGGGACGGGGCAGCGGCTGTTGAACGGACAGCGAAGCCCCTCCGGAGCAATCTACATGGTACGCGATGTTTATTTCGAGCCTGCGAAAGGGCATGCCGCAGAGGATGCGTTGCAATCCCTGGAGCGAAAAATGCTTTTGGGGCGCCCGGCACTGGTCGAAACTCACCGATTCAATTTCACGGACGACGAGTTCGCCGAACGGTCTTTCAGCGAACTCGGAAAATTGCTGGATTCGGTCGTGCAGCGGTTTCCATCGATCATGTTCATGTCGACCGAAGAGCTTGCGATCGGCTTCGAAGACTGTGGTGCCGATTGGCTGGAAGATCGGCTGCTGAATCGGTTGACGGTTTATCTCCGGCGCTTGCGCGAAGTACCTAAATTGACCAAACTTGCATGGCTATCCGGCGTCGCCTTGCCGGTCATGCTACTCATGCTTGGCTGTAAGGGTTTGTTCCTGCTTAAACAAAAACAGAAAATTCAGCCCGAATTCGCTCCATGGACCTAG
- a CDS encoding glycosyltransferase yields the protein MDLVKFSVVIPVYNGAGTLARAIDSVLAQSHPAYEIIVVDDGSTDATRDVAQSFGEKVRYCYQQNAGVSAARNAGANLARGDWLAFLDADDYYYEDRLRPHAEFIAADGGLDFLTGDFDYRSPDGALMRRSMDSTPLGQSLLKRVEGRGRVVMGEEDFGEFIARHFGDTHTLSVPRATFGALGGYSTRFAVCEDVHFLIRLCARSRRAGVICAPLAAYVIHEASATRSDPLRAQQQTLEALCNLRSELRVPNETLRQGLSDALRSARLDLASVLLRQRRSMAALKAVLPMLAEQPGWRSLRDTLSVIRG from the coding sequence ATGGACCTAGTTAAATTCTCGGTCGTCATTCCCGTCTACAACGGCGCCGGTACCTTGGCGAGAGCGATTGACTCGGTGTTGGCGCAGAGTCATCCCGCATACGAAATCATCGTCGTGGACGATGGGTCCACCGACGCTACCCGGGACGTCGCGCAGAGTTTCGGTGAAAAGGTGCGGTATTGCTACCAGCAAAACGCCGGAGTTTCGGCCGCCAGGAACGCCGGCGCAAACCTGGCGCGCGGCGATTGGCTCGCGTTTCTCGATGCCGACGATTACTACTACGAAGATCGCCTCCGTCCGCACGCCGAGTTCATCGCTGCCGACGGCGGCCTCGATTTTCTAACCGGTGATTTCGATTACCGAAGCCCGGACGGCGCTTTGATGCGGCGCTCCATGGACAGCACGCCTTTAGGGCAGAGCCTGCTGAAACGCGTCGAGGGAAGAGGGCGAGTGGTGATGGGGGAGGAGGATTTCGGCGAATTCATCGCCCGCCATTTCGGCGACACCCATACGCTGAGCGTGCCGCGAGCCACGTTTGGGGCGCTGGGCGGCTATTCGACGCGGTTCGCCGTCTGCGAGGACGTTCACTTTCTGATCCGGCTGTGTGCACGCAGCCGCCGCGCGGGCGTTATATGCGCGCCACTCGCCGCCTACGTCATTCACGAGGCCAGCGCGACCCGCTCCGATCCGCTGCGTGCGCAACAACAAACGCTCGAAGCGCTATGCAACCTGAGGTCCGAATTGCGGGTTCCGAACGAAACTCTCCGGCAAGGGCTTTCGGACGCCCTTCGGTCCGCCCGGCTGGATCTCGCTTCCGTGCTGTTGCGCCAGCGGCGCTCTATGGCGGCATTGAAGGCCGTGTTGCCCATGCTGGCGGAACAGCCGGGCTGGCGCTCGCTACGCGACACGCTTTCCGTGATCCGGGGCTGA
- a CDS encoding glycosyltransferase family 4 protein, with amino-acid sequence MSKRILVISELFLPTKGGTAVWFDEVYRRIGGKEIHIVTADVPGAADHDAGHPNAVHRIKLSRHWWLRPESLAMYAKFLAKSLFLATRHRFDRVDAGRVLPEGLIGWIVARLIRRPLVVYAHGEEITTWRQPAKFRVMCFVYRHADRIIANSEFTRQELVKLGVTSDKISLIYPGVDTDRFRPGLDTSGLGEQIGLKPGERLILSVGRLSRRKGFDQVIRSLPTLVRNGLDVKYAIIGIGEDQKYLAELAKECGVQERVFLLGHVPSEDLPRWYNLAEVFAMPNREINGDTEGFGMVFLEAAACGKPAIAGDAGGTGSAVLHEVTGFRTDGSSVQAISSILGRIFLDAELSTKLGRNAHLRARSEFCWENISLRTAALN; translated from the coding sequence ATGAGCAAGCGCATCCTGGTCATCAGCGAACTGTTCTTACCGACCAAAGGTGGTACCGCCGTCTGGTTCGACGAAGTTTATCGGCGCATCGGGGGCAAGGAGATCCATATCGTGACCGCCGATGTTCCGGGTGCCGCCGATCATGATGCAGGGCATCCGAACGCGGTTCACCGCATCAAACTCAGCCGCCACTGGTGGCTGCGGCCGGAATCGCTCGCCATGTACGCCAAATTCCTGGCGAAGAGCCTGTTTCTGGCCACGAGACACCGGTTCGACCGGGTCGATGCGGGACGCGTATTGCCGGAAGGTCTGATCGGCTGGATCGTTGCCCGGCTGATCCGGCGTCCCCTGGTGGTCTATGCTCACGGCGAAGAGATTACGACCTGGCGCCAGCCGGCCAAGTTTCGCGTGATGTGCTTCGTTTATCGGCATGCCGACAGGATCATCGCCAACAGCGAATTCACCCGGCAGGAGCTCGTAAAGCTGGGTGTCACGTCCGACAAGATATCCCTGATTTATCCCGGCGTGGATACAGACCGCTTCCGGCCGGGCCTCGACACCTCGGGATTGGGCGAACAAATCGGATTGAAGCCGGGAGAGCGGCTGATTCTTTCGGTGGGTCGGTTGAGCCGGCGGAAGGGTTTCGATCAGGTCATCCGATCCTTGCCGACTCTGGTTCGAAACGGCTTGGACGTCAAATACGCGATCATCGGGATCGGTGAAGATCAAAAGTATCTCGCCGAGTTGGCGAAAGAATGCGGGGTGCAGGAGCGGGTATTCCTGCTGGGACATGTTCCAAGCGAGGACCTGCCGCGCTGGTACAACCTGGCCGAGGTATTCGCCATGCCGAACCGGGAAATCAACGGCGATACCGAAGGATTCGGCATGGTATTCCTGGAAGCGGCGGCCTGCGGCAAACCGGCGATCGCGGGTGATGCCGGCGGCACTGGGTCCGCGGTACTACATGAAGTTACCGGGTTTAGAACCGACGGCAGCAGCGTGCAAGCTATATCGTCGATTTTAGGGCGCATTTTCCTGGACGCGGAACTAAGCACGAAGCTGGGCCGCAATGCGCATTTGAGGGCAAGGTCCGAATTCTGCTGGGAAAACATTTCGTTGAGAACGGCGGCACTCAATTGA
- a CDS encoding tetratricopeptide repeat protein — protein MNISKLFLKETLNKPSPSGRGLGEGLLDQSVAQDASPSWRLNQSLLKVKRCTFLVVLFLFGSHLARAEQFGITLTELKQMPGMCRALSESHYAEDAKSLRNPNLYPAGFTSIHHFCDGLKYLLRADKSIDAQSKGGHLQEAIGNFDYVLGAKEHKAASSTQVRTYHAMTRFYKAEALRRAGKTSAMIAEYMKVTELKPNYPHAYAQLFDYYLKTGDRAEAAKVIEMGLKHAPKSKMLLKRKAKLR, from the coding sequence ATGAACATATCCAAGCTATTTCTTAAAGAAACTCTGAATAAGCCCTCTCCCTCTGGGAGAGGGTTGGGAGAGGGCCTGTTAGATCAATCAGTTGCACAGGACGCTTCTCCGAGTTGGAGACTTAATCAGAGTCTTCTTAAAGTGAAGCGTTGTACTTTTTTAGTTGTTCTTTTTTTGTTTGGGAGCCACTTAGCACGTGCTGAACAGTTCGGCATAACGCTGACCGAACTCAAGCAAATGCCGGGCATGTGTCGTGCCTTATCCGAAAGTCACTATGCCGAAGACGCGAAAAGCCTACGCAATCCGAATTTGTATCCAGCCGGCTTTACCTCGATTCATCACTTCTGCGACGGTTTGAAATACCTGTTGAGAGCCGACAAGTCTATCGATGCGCAGTCGAAGGGGGGGCATCTGCAGGAAGCGATCGGAAACTTCGATTATGTGCTTGGTGCAAAAGAGCATAAAGCAGCATCGTCTACCCAGGTGAGAACCTATCATGCAATGACGCGCTTCTACAAGGCGGAAGCCCTTAGGCGCGCCGGAAAAACATCCGCGATGATTGCCGAATATATGAAGGTTACCGAGCTGAAGCCGAACTATCCCCATGCCTATGCACAGCTCTTTGATTATTACCTGAAGACCGGAGACCGGGCGGAAGCCGCCAAAGTGATCGAGATGGGTCTCAAGCACGCGCCCAAATCGAAAATGTTGCTTAAGCGCAAGGCAAAGCTGAGATAA
- a CDS encoding ABC transporter permease: protein MRQAKKNLFQYRELILALAWKNISVRYKQAYLGLAWAVLKPIVLVAIFSLVRSLVGIPSDGLPYAVMTFAALLPWIFFQESASEGVGSVTSNAALIKKIYFPREVFPLTAMVTKLVELTVSFLILAALMAYYKVVPNIQALWVPVIILYTMIVALTISFFGAALNVYYRDVSQALPVALQLAMYASPVIYPLSVVKDKLLVNQAVGEWSERLYLLYTANPLVGIIDSFQRVLLKGLPPDFDVVIPGLLLTFTILPFSYLYFKKAEDYFADVI from the coding sequence ATGAGACAAGCCAAAAAAAATCTGTTTCAGTACCGCGAGCTGATACTTGCTCTGGCCTGGAAAAATATTTCCGTCCGTTACAAACAGGCTTATCTCGGATTGGCATGGGCCGTCCTGAAGCCGATCGTGCTGGTGGCAATATTTTCACTGGTCAGAAGCCTGGTTGGCATTCCCAGCGACGGGCTGCCTTATGCTGTAATGACCTTTGCCGCCTTGCTGCCCTGGATATTTTTTCAGGAATCGGCTTCGGAAGGCGTCGGCAGCGTGACGTCCAACGCCGCCTTGATCAAGAAGATTTATTTTCCGCGAGAAGTCTTTCCATTGACGGCGATGGTCACGAAGCTGGTCGAACTGACGGTCAGTTTCCTGATATTGGCGGCACTGATGGCGTATTACAAAGTCGTCCCGAATATACAGGCGCTATGGGTGCCCGTGATCATTCTTTATACGATGATTGTCGCGCTGACGATCAGTTTTTTTGGGGCTGCCTTGAACGTCTATTACCGGGACGTTTCTCAGGCCTTACCCGTCGCTCTGCAGCTTGCAATGTACGCGTCGCCGGTGATCTACCCGTTGAGCGTGGTTAAGGACAAGCTTCTTGTTAACCAGGCAGTGGGAGAATGGAGCGAACGGCTATATCTCCTCTACACCGCAAATCCTTTGGTCGGTATTATCGACAGCTTTCAGCGGGTGTTGCTCAAAGGGCTACCGCCGGATTTCGATGTTGTTATTCCAGGATTACTGCTGACATTCACGATACTTCCTTTCAGCTATCTTTATTTCAAGAAAGCCGAAGATTATTTTGCCGACGTTATTTGA
- a CDS encoding ABC transporter ATP-binding protein, producing the protein MPIIEVDHLSKEYQLGQLASLKDSAVNLGRRLIGQKPQPRQKFKALDDVSFSIEQGEVVGIIGHNGAGKSTLLKHLAQITRPTRGTVTVRGSVAPLIEVGAGFNPELTGRENIFLNASILGIPKRVIKQKLDEIVSFAELEQFIDTPVKRYSSGMAVRLGFSVATSMEADILIVDEVLAVGDIAFQRKCIERMEDLIKNQGKTVLIVGHNIRQLERMCSRMMLLRHGRLELDGNPGDVSKLFFDESTSRSEAQLRQRAQHGSGVNTDEVEIRKIELLSCHRHDGQQKVALFSDLNFRITLYCSHDVKNVEINIGMHNAEMIFVTKASTLMLPDPVDLAAGENVIDVSVPKVSLSPGPYGLGLGIYDWTRRPLGGGTNLLTLHVDVTPEELPKLPVGTLTYFPAVWKFSSPGLEY; encoded by the coding sequence ATGCCGATTATTGAGGTCGATCACCTTAGCAAAGAATATCAGTTGGGCCAACTGGCTAGCCTTAAGGATTCTGCCGTAAATCTGGGCAGGCGGCTGATCGGCCAAAAGCCTCAACCCCGACAGAAATTCAAAGCGCTGGACGATGTCAGCTTCTCCATTGAGCAGGGCGAAGTGGTAGGTATTATCGGCCACAATGGAGCCGGAAAGAGCACGCTCCTCAAACACCTCGCGCAGATCACCAGACCGACTCGAGGTACGGTAACCGTGCGCGGTTCAGTGGCGCCGTTAATCGAAGTGGGTGCCGGATTCAACCCTGAGTTGACCGGCCGGGAAAACATTTTTCTGAATGCGTCGATACTCGGGATACCGAAGAGAGTTATCAAACAAAAGCTCGATGAAATCGTCAGTTTTGCAGAATTGGAGCAGTTTATCGATACGCCAGTAAAGCGCTACAGCTCGGGAATGGCGGTTCGCCTAGGGTTTTCGGTCGCAACGAGCATGGAGGCGGATATTTTAATCGTCGATGAAGTGCTAGCCGTAGGCGATATCGCATTTCAGCGAAAATGTATAGAGCGCATGGAGGATCTTATCAAGAACCAGGGTAAGACCGTTCTTATCGTGGGACATAATATTCGACAATTAGAACGAATGTGCTCAAGGATGATGTTATTACGGCACGGTCGATTGGAATTAGACGGCAATCCTGGAGATGTTTCAAAACTCTTCTTTGACGAGAGCACAAGTAGAAGCGAGGCACAGTTAAGGCAGAGAGCGCAACATGGATCTGGAGTAAACACCGATGAGGTGGAAATTCGAAAAATTGAATTGCTTTCGTGTCATAGGCACGATGGACAACAGAAAGTTGCGTTATTTTCGGATTTGAATTTTAGAATTACCCTTTATTGCAGCCACGACGTAAAGAACGTTGAGATTAATATCGGTATGCACAATGCTGAAATGATTTTTGTCACTAAAGCTAGTACGCTGATGCTTCCCGACCCGGTCGATCTCGCTGCCGGTGAGAACGTAATCGATGTTTCCGTGCCAAAGGTATCTCTGTCGCCCGGGCCTTATGGACTTGGACTGGGGATTTATGATTGGACCCGGCGTCCGTTGGGTGGGGGCACCAACCTGCTTACGCTGCATGTCGACGTCACGCCCGAAGAACTTCCCAAGTTGCCGGTCGGAACGCTGACTTATTTTCCAGCGGTCTGGAAGTTTTCCTCACCGGGTCTGGAGTATTGA
- a CDS encoding O-methyltransferase: MLIILLIAVGLLLAIIVGLSLKLRQLSWTLNTKLNDIDRAFGQIRKQLGALSTSIESSANETQNAVYLSQLDLTMPVFMGGWSIDTFLGKFLVQHVVESRPKTILELGSGSSTVLIARALEIVGIHDCTHIAVDHEPKYLGISREYARLNGLEDRVTWLECPLRHYDEFDKLWYGGLLDRLEGKKIDLLAIDGPPGPIQRHSRYPALPLLKRFLAEHCTVILDDAGRDEEQEIVQRWGNENPEFKVDLWPNGHGIAMLTR, translated from the coding sequence ATGTTAATAATACTGCTAATTGCCGTTGGACTCCTTTTGGCGATTATCGTCGGGTTGAGCTTAAAGTTGCGGCAACTGTCGTGGACTCTAAATACTAAGCTAAATGATATTGATCGGGCGTTTGGACAAATCAGAAAGCAATTGGGGGCTTTGTCCACGTCGATAGAGAGCTCAGCGAACGAAACGCAAAATGCTGTTTACTTGTCGCAACTTGACCTCACCATGCCTGTGTTCATGGGCGGGTGGAGCATCGACACGTTCCTTGGCAAATTTCTGGTTCAACATGTGGTCGAATCTCGACCAAAAACTATACTGGAACTCGGTTCGGGGTCCTCTACCGTTCTTATTGCCCGTGCCCTTGAAATCGTTGGAATCCATGATTGTACGCATATCGCAGTTGATCATGAGCCGAAATACCTCGGAATCTCACGAGAGTATGCGAGATTAAATGGCTTGGAAGATCGTGTGACTTGGCTGGAGTGCCCGTTGCGGCACTATGATGAGTTCGACAAGCTTTGGTACGGCGGGCTGCTCGATCGATTGGAGGGGAAAAAAATCGATCTGCTTGCTATCGATGGTCCGCCTGGTCCTATCCAAAGACATTCTCGATATCCCGCACTTCCACTCCTTAAACGGTTTCTCGCTGAGCACTGCACGGTGATTTTGGACGACGCTGGTCGTGACGAAGAACAGGAAATTGTTCAGCGTTGGGGAAATGAAAATCCGGAATTCAAAGTTGATCTCTGGCCGAACGGACATGGTATAGCCATGCTGACACGCTAA
- a CDS encoding glycosyltransferase has translation MDEKLNIVMFWFMNDWGKFGRAYENIAESLSKRSDIKRVICILPPRRVDPGAYSWPFEVSKVSSKLIVFAQKDRIVPLGGRPYRLRKWVNECIPYGCFRTLINWLGLERTNTLLWIFPPHRHIDWLIEEIPHGKRVVQIVDNNTFLEEKPVEYRSYAAKQYDALAGSADHVIVSSELNFSLFASKCRACSLFENAVDEMFLAQPSELPSRSTGSRPRAGYVGWITERTDIELLIYASEKLPRIEFLLAGPVGDNVEEEVQRLGALPNVTLLGPIAYRAVPDFLASLDVCLIPHKDSQYSRSMSPLKLFQYLGSGRPIVSTRVAGVGRWAEHVHIAENGEDFVKKIEKALVCETRARAEQRILAARQETWDVRVNEILEAIT, from the coding sequence ATGGACGAAAAACTTAATATCGTAATGTTCTGGTTCATGAACGACTGGGGTAAGTTTGGCCGGGCATACGAAAATATTGCCGAGTCACTGTCGAAGAGATCAGATATAAAGCGGGTTATTTGTATACTACCTCCTCGACGTGTCGACCCTGGCGCTTACTCGTGGCCATTCGAAGTCAGCAAAGTTTCCTCTAAGTTAATTGTCTTTGCTCAAAAGGATCGAATTGTCCCGCTAGGCGGACGGCCTTATCGGCTTAGAAAATGGGTCAATGAATGTATTCCTTATGGATGTTTTAGGACGCTGATCAACTGGCTCGGGTTGGAACGCACGAACACCTTACTGTGGATATTTCCTCCACATCGACATATTGACTGGTTAATTGAAGAGATTCCGCATGGGAAACGTGTTGTACAAATTGTGGATAACAATACGTTCTTGGAGGAGAAGCCGGTCGAATATAGATCATATGCTGCAAAGCAATATGACGCCTTGGCTGGTTCAGCAGATCATGTGATTGTTTCGTCGGAGTTAAATTTCAGTCTCTTTGCAAGCAAGTGTAGAGCCTGCAGTCTATTCGAGAATGCTGTGGATGAAATGTTCCTGGCTCAGCCGTCGGAGCTGCCTTCGAGAAGTACCGGCAGTCGCCCGCGTGCGGGTTATGTTGGATGGATTACAGAACGTACAGATATCGAGCTTCTTATTTACGCGTCCGAAAAACTGCCAAGAATAGAGTTTTTGTTAGCGGGGCCGGTTGGGGATAATGTGGAAGAAGAAGTCCAGCGGCTGGGGGCGTTACCGAATGTTACGTTGCTGGGGCCGATAGCATATCGGGCTGTTCCTGACTTCCTTGCGTCACTAGACGTTTGTCTGATTCCTCACAAGGATAGCCAATATAGTAGAAGCATGAGTCCGCTAAAGTTATTCCAATATCTGGGGTCCGGCCGTCCGATTGTGAGTACGCGCGTTGCTGGAGTGGGTAGATGGGCCGAGCACGTACACATTGCGGAGAATGGTGAGGACTTTGTGAAAAAAATCGAAAAAGCGTTGGTGTGCGAGACTAGGGCGAGAGCGGAACAGCGTATCTTAGCCGCGCGGCAGGAGACGTGGGATGTCCGAGTCAATGAGATATTAGAGGCAATAACCTAA
- a CDS encoding D-sedoheptulose-7-phosphate isomerase — MGIVSAGGMVQSDIRSATEEHIAVFSSMEDVAPQIEALGERLVACIRSGGKVLFFGNGGSAADSQHLAAELVGRFVRERRGLPAIALTTDTSILTAVGNDYGFETIFARQIEALCGPQDIVVSISTSGNSPNVIAAIERAKEIGAFTAALTGKDGGRVKDMVDLCIRVPSSVTSRIQEAHIFIGHVLCDWVERSVVGDGDVRG, encoded by the coding sequence ATGGGCATTGTGAGCGCGGGAGGAATGGTGCAAAGCGATATTCGTTCGGCAACTGAGGAGCACATTGCCGTATTTAGTTCAATGGAAGACGTAGCGCCGCAAATTGAGGCCTTGGGTGAGCGATTGGTTGCCTGTATCCGTTCCGGCGGGAAAGTCCTTTTTTTCGGCAACGGCGGCAGCGCAGCGGACAGTCAGCATCTCGCCGCGGAGCTGGTCGGTCGGTTCGTGAGGGAGCGGCGTGGCCTGCCGGCGATTGCTCTCACTACCGACACTTCCATTCTGACGGCTGTTGGAAACGATTATGGTTTCGAGACCATTTTCGCCCGCCAGATCGAAGCGCTCTGTGGGCCGCAGGACATCGTCGTGTCGATCTCGACGTCCGGCAATAGCCCGAACGTGATAGCGGCCATCGAGCGCGCGAAAGAAATCGGGGCGTTCACCGCGGCGCTTACCGGCAAGGACGGAGGACGGGTCAAGGACATGGTGGACCTCTGCATCAGGGTGCCTTCTTCGGTGACGTCCCGCATACAGGAGGCGCATATTTTCATTGGTCATGTGCTGTGCGACTGGGTTGAAAGATCCGTTGTGGGAGATGGGGATGTTCGCGGATAG